In the Oncorhynchus keta strain PuntledgeMale-10-30-2019 chromosome 29, Oket_V2, whole genome shotgun sequence genome, one interval contains:
- the LOC127913610 gene encoding uncharacterized protein LOC127913610 isoform X5, with protein MYLTSQYVVYRYGNVIMYLTSQYVVYRYGNVIMYLTSQYVVYRYGNVIMYLYSQCVVYRYGNVIMYLTSQYVVYRYGNVIMYLTSQYVVYRYGNVIMYLTSQYVVYRYGNVIMYLYSQCVVYRYSNVIMYLTSQYVVYRYGNVIMYLTSQYVVYRYGNVIMYLTSQYVVYRYGNVIMYLTSQYVVYRYGNVIMYLYSQCVVYRYGNVIMYLTSQYVVYRYGNVIMYLTSQYVVYRYGNVIMYLTSQYVVYRYGNVIMYLTSQYVVYRYGNVIMYLYSQCVVYRYGNVIMYLTSQYVVYRYGNVIMYLYSQYVVYRYGNVIMYLTSQYVVYRYGNVIMYLTSQYVVYRYGNVIMYLTSQYVVYRYGNVIMYLYSQYVVYRYGNVIMYLTSQYVVYRYGNVIMYLTSQYVVYRYGNVIMYLTSQYVVYRYGNVIMYLTSQYVVYRYGNVVMYLTSQYVVFRYGNVILYLYSQYVVYRYGNVIMYLTSQYVVYRYGNVVMYLTSQYVVYRYGNVIMYLTSQYVVYRYGNVVMYLYSQYVVYRYGNVIMYLTSQYVVYRYGNVVMYLTNQYVVYRYGNVIMYIYSQYVVYRYGNVIMYLTSQYVVYRYGNVIMYIYSQYVVYRYGNVIMYLTSQYVVYRYGNVIMYLTSQYVVYRYGNIVMYLTSQYVVYRYGNVIMYLYSQYVVYRYGNVIMYLYSQYVVYRYGNVIMYIYSQYVVYRYGNVVMYLTSQYVVYRYGNVIMYIYSQYVVYRYGNVVMYLTSQYVVYRYGNVIMYLTSQYVVYRYGNVIMYLTSQYVVYRYGNVIMYLTSQYVVYRYGNVVMYLTSQYVVYRYGNVIMYIYSQYVVYRYGNVVMYLTSQYVVYRYGNVIMYLTSQYVVYRYDNVVMYLTSQYVVYRCSDVDVL; from the exons atgtatcttaccagccagtatgttgtgtacaggtatggtaatgttatcatgtatcttaccagccagtatgttgtgtacaggtatggtaatgttatcatgtatcttaccagccagtatgttgtgtacag gtatggtaatgttatcatgtatctatacagccagtgtgttgtgtacag gtatggtaatgttatcatgtatcttaccagccagtatgttgtgtacaggtatggtaatgttatcatgtatcttaccagccagtatgttgtgtacaggtatggtaatgttatcatgtatcttaccagccagtatgttgtgtacaggtatggtaatgttatcatgtatctatacagccagtgtgttgtgtacaggtatagtaatgttatcatgtatcttaccagccagtatgttgtgtacaggtatggtaatgttatcatgtatcttaccagccagtatgttgtgtacaggtatggtaatgttatcatgtatcttaccagccagtatgttgtgtacaggtatggtaatgttatcatgtatcttaccagccagtatgttgtgtacaggtatggtaatgttatcatgtatctatacagccagtgtgttgtgtacaggtatggtaatgttatcatgtatcttaccagccagtatgttgtgtacaggtatggtaatgttatcatgtatcttaccagccagtatgttgtgtacaggtatggtaatgttatcatgtatcttaccagccagtatgttgtgtacaggtatggtaatgttatcatgtatcttaccagccagtatgttgtgtacaggtatggtaatgttatcatgtatctatacagccagtgtgttgtgtacaggtatggtaatgttatcatgtatcttaccagccagtatgttgtgtacaggtatggtaatgttatcatgtatctatacagccagtatgttgtgtacaggtatggtaatgttatcatgtatcttaccagccagtatgttgtgtacaggtatggtaatgttatcatgtatcttaccagccagtatgttgtgtacaggtatggtaatgttatcatgtatcttaccagccagtatgttgtgtacaggtatggtaatgttatcatgtatctatacagccagtatgttgtgtacaggtatggtaatgttatcatgtatcttaccagccagtatgttgtgtacaggtatggtaatgttatcatgtatcttaccagccagtatgttgtgtacaggtatggtaatgttatcatgtatcttaccagccagtatgttgtgtacaggtatggtaatgttatcatgtatcttaccagccagtatgttgtgtacaggtatggtaatgttgtcatgtatcttaccagccagtatgttgtgtTCAGGTATGGTAATGTTATTTTGTATCTATacagccagtatgttgtgtacaggtatggtaatgttatcatgtatcttaccagccagtatgttgtgtacaggtatggtaatgttgtcatgtatcttaccagccagtatgttgtgtacaggtatggtaatgttatcatgtatcttaccagccagtatgttgtgtacaggtatggtaatgttgtcatgtatctatacagccagtatgttgtgtacaggtatggtaatgttatcatgtatcttaccagccagtatgttgtgtacaggtatggtaatgttgTCATGTATCTTACCAaccagtatgttgtgtacaggtatggtaatgttatcatgtatatatacagccagtatgttgtgtacaggtatggtaatgttatcatgtatcttaccagccagtatgttgtgtacaggtatggtaatgttatcatgtatatatacagccagtatgttgtgtacaggtatggtaatgttatcatgtatcttaccagccagtatgttgtgtacaggtatggtaatgttatcatgtatcttaccagccagtatgttgtgtacaggtatggtaatattgtcatgtatcttaccagccagtatgttgtgtacaggtatggtaatgttatcatgtatctatacagccagtatgttgtgtacaggtatggtaatgttatcatgtatctatacagccagtatgttgtgtacaggtatggtaatgttatcatgtatatatacagccagtatgttgtgtacaggtatggtaatgttgtcatgtatcttaccagccagtatgttgtgtacaggtatggtaatgttatcatgtatatatacagccagtatgttgtgtacaggtatggtaatgttgtcatgtatcttaccagccagtatgttgtgtacaggtatggtaatgttatcatgtatcttaccagccagtatgttgtgtacaggtatggtaatgttatcatgtatcttaccagccagtatgttgtgtacaggtatggtaatgttatcatgtatcttaccagccagtatgttgtgtacaggtatggtaatgttgtcatgtatcttaccagccagtatgttgtgtacaggtatggtaatgttatcatgtatatatacagccagtatgttgtgtacaggtatggtaatgttgtcatgtatcttaccagccagtatgttgtgtacaggtatggtaatgttatcatgtatcttaccagccagtatgttgtgtacaggtatgaTAATGTTGTCATGTATCttaccagccagtatgttgtgtacaggtgTAGCGATGTTGATGTCCTGTAG
- the LOC127913610 gene encoding uncharacterized protein LOC127913610 isoform X3: MYLTSQYVVYRYGNVIMYLTSQYVVYRYGNVIMYLYSQYVVYRYGNVIMYLYSQYVVYRYGNVVMYLTSQYVVYRYGNVIMYLTSQYVVYRYGNVIMYLTSQYVVYRYGNVIMYIYSQYVVYRYGNVVMYLTSQYVVYRYGNVIMYLTSQYVVYRYGNVVMYLTSQYVVYRYGNVIMYIYSQYVVYRYGNVIMYIYSQYVVYRYGNVVMYLTSQYVVYRYGNVIMYIYSQYVVYRYGNVVMYLTSQYVVYRYGNVIMYIYSQYVVYRYGNVIMYIYSQYVVYRYSNVIMYLTNQYVVYRYGNVIMYIYSQYVVYRYGNGIMYLTNQYVVYRYGNVIIYSQYIVYRYDNVIMYLTSQCVVYRYGNVIMYLTSQYVVYRYGNVIMYLTSQYVVYRYGNVIMYLTSQYVVYRYGNVIMYLYSQCVVYRYGNVIMYLTSQYVVYRYGNVIMYLTSQYVVYRYGNVIMYLTSQYVVYRYGNVIMYLYSQCVVYRYGNVIMYLTSQYVVYRYGNVIMYLTSQYVVYRYGNVIMYIYSQYVVYRYGNVVMYLTSQYVVYRYGNVIMYIYSQYVVYRYGNVVMYLTSQYVVYRYGNVIMYIYSQYVVYRYGNVIMYIYSQYVVYRYGNVVMYLTSQYVVYRYGNVIMYLTSQYVVYRYGNVIMYLTNQYVVYRYGNVIMYLYSQYVVYRYSNVIMYLTSQYVVYRYGNGIMYLTNQYVVYRYGNVIIYSQYVVYRYGNVIMYIYSQYVVYRYGNVIMYLYSQCVVYRYGNVIMYLTSQYVVYRYGNVIMYLTSQYVVYRYGNVIMYLTSQYVVYRYGNVIMYLYSQCVVYRYSNVIMYLTSQYVVYRYGNVIMYLTSQYVVYRYGNVIMYLTSQYVVYRYGNVIMYLTSQYVVYRYGNVIMYLYSQCVVYRYGNVIMYLTSQYVVYRYGNVIMYLTSQYVVYRYGNVIMYLTSQYVVYRYGNVIMYLTSQYVVYRYGNVIMYLYSQCVVYRYGNVIMYLTSQYVVYRYGNVIMYLTSQYVVYRYGNVIMYLTSQYVVYRYGNVIMYLYSQYVVYRYGNVIMYLTSQYVVYRYGNVIMYLTSQYVVYRYGNVIMYLTSQYVVYRYGNVIMYLTSQYVVYRYGNVVMYLTSQYVVFRYGNVILYLYSQYVVYRYGNVIMYLTSQYVVYRYGNVVMYLTSQYVVYRYGNVIMYLTSQYVVYRYGNVVMYLYSQYVVYRYGNVIMYLTSQYVVYRYGNVVMYLTNQYVVYRYGNVIMYIYSQYVVYRYGNVIMYLTSQYVVYRYGNVIMYIYSQYVVYRYGNVIMYLTSQYVVYRYGNVIMYLTSQYVVYRYGNIVMYLTSQYVVYRYGNVIMYLYSQYVVYRYGNVIMYLYSQYVVYRYGNVIMYIYSQYVVYRYGNVVMYLTSQYVVYRYGNVIMYIYSQYVVYRYGNVVMYLTSQYVVYRYGNVIMYLTSQYVVYRYGNVIMYLTSQYVVYRYGNVIMYLTSQYVVYRYGNVVMYLTSQYVVYRYGNVIMYIYSQYVVYRYGNVVMYLTSQYVVYRYGNVIMYLTSQYVVYRYDNVVMYLTSQYVVYRCSDVDVL, encoded by the exons atgtatcttaccagccagtatgttgtgtacaggtatggtaatgttatcatgtatcttaccagccagtatgttgtgtacaggtatggtaatgttatcatgtatctatacagccagtatgttgtgtacaggtatggtaatgttatcatgtatctatacagccagtatgttgtgtacaggtatggtaatgttgtcatgtatcttaccagccagtatgttgtgtacaggtatggtaatgttatcatgtatcttaccagccagtatgttgtgtacaggtatggtaatgttatcatgtatcttaccagccagtatgttgtgtacaggtatggtaatgttatcatgtatatatacagccagtatgttgtgtacaggtatggtaatgttgtcatgtatcttaccagccagtatgttgtgtacaggtatggtaatgttatcatgtatcttaccagccagtatgttgtgtacaggtatggtaatgttgtcatgtatcttaccagccagtatgttgtgtacaggtatggtaatgttatcatgtatatatacagccagtatgttgtgtacaggtatggtaatgttatcatgtatatatacagccagtatgttgtgtacaggtatggtaatgttgtcatgtatcttaccagccagtatgttgtgtacaggtatggtaatgttatcatgtatatatacagccagtatgttgtgtacaggtatggtaatgttgtcatgtatcttaccagccagtatgttgtgtacaggtatggtaatgttatcatgtatatatacagccagtatgttgtgtacaggtatggtaatgttatcatgtatatatacagccagtatgttgtgtacaggtatagtaatgttatcatgtatcttaccaaccagtatgttgtgtacaggtatggtaatgttatcatgtatatatacagccagtatgttgtgtacaggtatggtaatggtatcatgtatcttaccaaccagtatgttgtgtacaggtatggtaatgttatcatATACAGCCAGTATATTGTGTACAGGTATGataatgttatcatgtatcttaccagccagtgtgttgtgtacaggtatggtaatgttatcatgtatcttaccagccagtatgttgtgtacaggtatggtaatgttatcatgtatcttaccagccagtatgttgtgtacaggtatggtaatgttatcatgtatcttaccagccagtatgttgtgtacaggtatggtaatgttatcatgtatctatacagccagtgtgttgtgtacaggtatggtaatgttatcatgtatcttaccagccagtatgttgtgtacaggtatggtaatgttatcatgtatcttaccagccagtatgttgtgtacaggtatggtaatgttatcatgtatcttaccagccagtatgttgtgtacaggtatggtaatgttatcatgtatctatacagccagtgtgttgtgtacaggtatggtaatgttatcatgtatcttaccagccagtatgttgtgtacaggtatggtaatgttatcatgtatcttaccagccagtatgttgtgtacaggtatggtaatgttatcatgtatatatacagccagtatgttgtgtacaggtatggtaatgttgtcatgtatcttaccagccagtatgttgtgtacaggtatggtaatgttatcatgtatatatacagccagtatgttgtgtacaggtatggtaatgttgtcatgtatcttaccagccagtatgttgtgtacaggtatggtaatgttatcatgtatatatacagccagtatgttgtgtacaggtatggtaatgttatcatgtatatatacagccagtatgttgtgtacaggtatggtaatgttgtcatgtatcttaccagccagtatgttgtgtacaggtatggtaatgttatcatgtatcttaccagccagtatgttgtgtacaggtatggtaatgttatcatgtatcttaccaaccagtatgttgtgtacaggtatggtaatgttatcatgtatctatacagccagtatgttgtgtacaggtatagtaatgttatcatgtatcttaccagccagtatgttgtgtacaggtatggtaatggtatcatgtatcttaccaaccagtatgttgtgtacaggtatggtaatgttatcatatacagccagtatgttgtgtacaggtatggtaatgttatcatgtatatatacagccagtatgttgtgtacaggtatggtaatgttatcatgtatctatacagccagtgtgttgtgtacag gtatggtaatgttatcatgtatcttaccagccagtatgttgtgtacaggtatggtaatgttatcatgtatcttaccagccagtatgttgtgtacaggtatggtaatgttatcatgtatcttaccagccagtatgttgtgtacaggtatggtaatgttatcatgtatctatacagccagtgtgttgtgtacaggtatagtaatgttatcatgtatcttaccagccagtatgttgtgtacaggtatggtaatgttatcatgtatcttaccagccagtatgttgtgtacaggtatggtaatgttatcatgtatcttaccagccagtatgttgtgtacaggtatggtaatgttatcatgtatcttaccagccagtatgttgtgtacaggtatggtaatgttatcatgtatctatacagccagtgtgttgtgtacaggtatggtaatgttatcatgtatcttaccagccagtatgttgtgtacaggtatggtaatgttatcatgtatcttaccagccagtatgttgtgtacaggtatggtaatgttatcatgtatcttaccagccagtatgttgtgtacaggtatggtaatgttatcatgtatcttaccagccagtatgttgtgtacaggtatggtaatgttatcatgtatctatacagccagtgtgttgtgtacaggtatggtaatgttatcatgtatcttaccagccagtatgttgtgtacag gtatggtaatgttatcatgtatcttaccagccagtatgttgtgtacaggtatggtaatgttatcatgtatcttaccagccagtatgttgtgtacaggtatggtaatgttatcatgtatctatacagccagtatgttgtgtacaggtatggtaatgttatcatgtatcttaccagccagtatgttgtgtacaggtatggtaatgttatcatgtatcttaccagccagtatgttgtgtacaggtatggtaatgttatcatgtatcttaccagccagtatgttgtgtacaggtatggtaatgttatcatgtatcttaccagccagtatgttgtgtacaggtatggtaatgttgtcatgtatcttaccagccagtatgttgtgtTCAGGTATGGTAATGTTATTTTGTATCTATacagccagtatgttgtgtacaggtatggtaatgttatcatgtatcttaccagccagtatgttgtgtacaggtatggtaatgttgtcatgtatcttaccagccagtatgttgtgtacaggtatggtaatgttatcatgtatcttaccagccagtatgttgtgtacaggtatggtaatgttgtcatgtatctatacagccagtatgttgtgtacaggtatggtaatgttatcatgtatcttaccagccagtatgttgtgtacaggtatggtaatgttgTCATGTATCTTACCAaccagtatgttgtgtacaggtatggtaatgttatcatgtatatatacagccagtatgttgtgtacaggtatggtaatgttatcatgtatcttaccagccagtatgttgtgtacaggtatggtaatgttatcatgtatatatacagccagtatgttgtgtacaggtatggtaatgttatcatgtatcttaccagccagtatgttgtgtacaggtatggtaatgttatcatgtatcttaccagccagtatgttgtgtacaggtatggtaatattgtcatgtatcttaccagccagtatgttgtgtacaggtatggtaatgttatcatgtatctatacagccagtatgttgtgtacaggtatggtaatgttatcatgtatctatacagccagtatgttgtgtacaggtatggtaatgttatcatgtatatatacagccagtatgttgtgtacaggtatggtaatgttgtcatgtatcttaccagccagtatgttgtgtacaggtatggtaatgttatcatgtatatatacagccagtatgttgtgtacaggtatggtaatgttgtcatgtatcttaccagccagtatgttgtgtacaggtatggtaatgttatcatgtatcttaccagccagtatgttgtgtacaggtatggtaatgttatcatgtatcttaccagccagtatgttgtgtacaggtatggtaatgttatcatgtatcttaccagccagtatgttgtgtacaggtatggtaatgttgtcatgtatcttaccagccagtatgttgtgtacaggtatggtaatgttatcatgtatatatacagccagtatgttgtgtacaggtatggtaatgttgtcatgtatcttaccagccagtatgttgtgtacaggtatggtaatgttatcatgtatcttaccagccagtatgttgtgtacaggtatgaTAATGTTGTCATGTATCttaccagccagtatgttgtgtacaggtgTAGCGATGTTGATGTCCTGTAG